Proteins from a genomic interval of Mycolicibacterium grossiae:
- a CDS encoding HugZ family pyridoxamine 5'-phosphate oxidase: MSTLRDHGDPGDAPSVPPPLTPVVNAARPSAAEEARTIAASTNTGTLATLTADGDPWASMVTFGLLDGAPVLCVSNLAEHGRNLAGDQRASIAVTAPATDADPLANPRITLAGVVARPTGDEYDAARAAHLAAVPAAKYYVDYSDFTLWVLRVHRVRWVGGYGRMDSATGPDYTAAAPDPVRPAAGGAIAHLNADHADALAAMARTLGGYPDATAATCTDLDRYGLDLRVTCARGIAYTRVGYATPIDSADQLRAAAVELTRRAQQA, translated from the coding sequence GTGAGCACTCTGCGCGATCACGGCGACCCCGGCGACGCCCCCTCGGTCCCCCCGCCGCTGACGCCGGTCGTCAACGCCGCGCGGCCGTCGGCCGCCGAGGAGGCCCGCACCATCGCGGCGTCGACCAACACCGGGACGCTGGCCACGCTGACCGCCGACGGCGACCCGTGGGCGTCGATGGTGACGTTCGGGCTGCTGGACGGCGCGCCGGTGCTGTGCGTGTCCAACCTCGCCGAGCACGGACGCAACCTCGCCGGCGACCAGCGCGCGAGCATCGCCGTCACCGCGCCCGCCACGGACGCCGACCCGCTGGCCAACCCGCGCATCACCCTGGCCGGGGTCGTCGCACGGCCGACGGGCGACGAGTACGACGCCGCCCGCGCCGCGCACCTCGCGGCGGTGCCCGCGGCGAAGTACTACGTCGACTACTCCGACTTCACGCTGTGGGTGCTGCGCGTGCACCGGGTCCGGTGGGTCGGCGGCTACGGCCGGATGGACTCCGCGACCGGTCCCGACTACACCGCAGCCGCACCCGACCCGGTGCGGCCGGCCGCCGGCGGGGCGATCGCCCACCTGAACGCCGATCACGCCGATGCGCTGGCTGCCATGGCCCGCACACTCGGCGGCTACCCCGACGCCACGGCCGCGACGTGCACCGACCTCGACCGGTACGGCCTCGACCTGCGGGTCACGTGCGCGCGCGGCATCGCCTACACCCGGGTGGGCTACGCGACGCCGATCGACTCGGCCGACCAGCTGCGCGCCGCGGCCGTCGAGCTGACCCGCCGCGCCCAGCAGGCGTAG
- the pyrE gene encoding orotate phosphoribosyltransferase yields the protein MPEPTDRPDSWHAAFDLIRTRGYERRTEPFTLASGQLSHDYIDGKYAVDTGERLTLVSRAVADLAQRSGMEFDAVGGLTMGADPLAHGVAMVTGKAWFSVRKEQKQRGREQWVEGTRLAPGTRVLLVDDVISTGGSTEIAFERVTALGAVVTGVIPMVDRGDVATGRFAARGVPFAALVTYRDLGIEPVKDV from the coding sequence ATGCCCGAACCGACCGACCGCCCCGACAGCTGGCACGCCGCGTTCGACCTGATCCGCACCCGCGGCTACGAGCGCCGCACCGAACCGTTCACCCTCGCCAGCGGTCAGCTGAGCCACGACTACATCGACGGCAAGTACGCGGTCGACACCGGTGAGCGGCTGACGCTCGTCAGCCGCGCCGTGGCGGACCTCGCGCAGCGGTCGGGCATGGAGTTCGACGCCGTCGGCGGCCTGACGATGGGTGCGGATCCGCTGGCGCACGGCGTCGCGATGGTCACCGGCAAGGCGTGGTTCTCGGTGCGCAAGGAGCAGAAGCAGCGCGGCCGCGAGCAGTGGGTCGAGGGCACCCGGCTCGCACCCGGCACCCGGGTGCTGCTGGTCGACGACGTCATCAGCACCGGCGGCTCCACCGAGATCGCCTTCGAGCGCGTGACGGCGCTCGGCGCGGTCGTCACCGGCGTGATCCCCATGGTCGACCGCGGCGACGTCGCGACCGGGCGCTTCGCCGCCCGCGGCGTGCCGTTCGCGGCGCTGGTCACCTACCGCGACCTGGGCATCGAACCGGTCAAGGACGTCTAG
- a CDS encoding ABC transporter ATP-binding protein gives MTGVGVELTELTRVYGTVRALDGLTLHIEPGEFVALLGPSGCGKTTALRILAGLDEATSGTVSVGGRDVTAVPANKRDMGMVFQAYSLFPHLTARQNVEFGLKVRGRGRADRSRRAGEMLDLVGLSAHVDKYAAEMSGGQQQRVALARALAIEPSVLLLDEPLSALDAKVRVQLRDEIRRVQLEVGTTTLFVTHDQEEALAVADRVGVMSQGRLEQLAPPAEVYAAPATPFVAEFVGLHNKLPAEVRDGQARLLGTSVPTLHGSITTGTGTALLRPEAVTVSADPGGTATVKSVAFLGPISRVYAAFADGTVVDAQLTSAAARAFEPGAPVTLGVEPTRVLVVPAERA, from the coding sequence ATGACCGGTGTCGGTGTCGAACTGACCGAGCTGACACGGGTGTACGGCACGGTCCGGGCGCTCGACGGGCTGACCCTGCACATCGAACCGGGCGAGTTCGTGGCGCTGCTCGGCCCCTCGGGGTGCGGCAAGACCACGGCGCTGCGCATCCTGGCGGGCCTCGACGAGGCGACGTCGGGCACGGTGTCGGTGGGCGGCCGCGACGTCACCGCGGTGCCCGCGAACAAGCGCGACATGGGCATGGTGTTCCAGGCCTACAGCCTGTTCCCGCATCTCACCGCCCGCCAGAACGTCGAGTTCGGGCTGAAGGTGCGGGGCCGGGGCCGGGCCGACCGCAGCCGGCGCGCCGGCGAGATGCTCGACCTCGTCGGCCTGTCCGCGCACGTCGACAAGTACGCCGCCGAGATGTCCGGCGGGCAGCAGCAGCGCGTGGCCCTGGCCCGGGCGCTCGCCATCGAACCGAGCGTGCTGCTGCTCGACGAGCCGCTGTCCGCGCTCGACGCGAAGGTGCGGGTGCAGCTGCGCGACGAGATCCGACGGGTGCAGCTCGAGGTCGGCACCACGACGCTGTTCGTCACCCACGACCAGGAGGAGGCGCTCGCCGTCGCCGACCGGGTGGGCGTGATGAGCCAGGGGCGGCTGGAGCAGCTCGCGCCCCCGGCCGAGGTGTATGCCGCCCCGGCGACACCGTTCGTCGCCGAGTTCGTGGGCCTGCACAACAAGCTGCCCGCCGAGGTGCGCGACGGGCAGGCCCGGCTGCTCGGCACGTCGGTGCCGACGCTGCACGGGTCGATCACGACGGGCACCGGGACGGCGCTGCTGCGGCCGGAGGCGGTCACGGTCAGCGCCGACCCGGGTGGCACGGCGACGGTGAAGTCGGTGGCGTTCCTCGGCCCGATCTCGCGGGTCTACGCCGCGTTTGCCGATGGCACCGTCGTCGACGCCCAGCTGACCAGCGCGGCGGCGCGGGCCTTCGAGCCCGGCGCACCGGTCACCCTCGGCGTCGAGCCGACGCGGGTGCTGGTGGTTCCGGCCGAGCGCGCCTAG
- a CDS encoding ABC transporter permease, producing the protein MADFSTRNLRSGGRTGAAWANLFADDALFAAIVTSLLLAALTVAVMLLILVPTMIWVRLRTPWARGIVEFLCLLPLTIPALVIVVGLKNVYLWVTYLLGESALTLTFVYVVVVLPFAYRALDAALSAIDLVTLAEAARSLGAGWLTTILRVVVPNIASGVLSAAFISVAVVLGEYTIASLSGFTTLQVQIVAIGKSDGPTSVAASLAVLLFGFVLLVGLSLLTRRRRRA; encoded by the coding sequence ATGGCGGACTTCTCGACCCGAAACCTGCGCTCCGGCGGGCGAACCGGCGCGGCGTGGGCCAACCTGTTCGCCGACGACGCACTGTTCGCCGCGATCGTCACGTCGCTGCTGCTGGCCGCGCTCACCGTGGCGGTGATGCTGCTGATCCTGGTGCCGACGATGATTTGGGTGCGGCTGCGCACGCCGTGGGCAAGGGGCATCGTCGAGTTCCTGTGCCTGCTGCCGTTGACGATTCCAGCGCTGGTGATCGTCGTCGGGCTGAAGAACGTGTACCTGTGGGTCACCTACCTGCTGGGCGAGTCGGCGCTGACGCTGACGTTCGTCTACGTCGTCGTCGTGCTGCCGTTCGCCTACCGCGCGCTGGACGCCGCATTGTCGGCCATCGACCTGGTGACGCTCGCCGAGGCGGCGCGGTCCCTCGGCGCCGGCTGGCTGACCACGATCCTGCGCGTCGTGGTCCCCAACATCGCCTCCGGCGTGCTGTCGGCGGCGTTCATCTCGGTGGCCGTGGTGCTTGGCGAGTACACCATCGCGTCGCTGTCGGGCTTCACGACCCTGCAGGTGCAGATCGTGGCCATCGGCAAGAGCGACGGACCGACGTCGGTCGCGGCCTCGCTGGCGGTGCTGCTGTTCGGTTTCGTCCTGCTGGTGGGACTGTCCCTGCTGACCAGACGGAGGCGCAGAGCATGA
- a CDS encoding ABC transporter permease, protein MILLRRLRDSVPLLPFFALVTIFLVVPTVTVVIGAVVDENGFSLARIAALFSDTALHALVDSVLLSAGTAVLGAVFGAVLAWLIVSRPAESVIRRTVLSLCSVLAQFGGVALAFAFLATVGLNGVLTLWVQSVTGANLAGSGWLYGLSGLVLVYTYFQIPLMVIVFLPALEGLREQWREAAVSLGASTWQYWREVAVPLLTPAFLGAALLLFANAFAAYATAAALVSQGSPILPLLIRAALTSEVVLGQAGFAYALALEMIVVVAVVMVAYHLLVRRTARWLR, encoded by the coding sequence CTGATCCTGCTGCGCCGCCTGCGGGATTCGGTTCCGCTCCTTCCGTTCTTCGCGCTCGTCACGATCTTCCTCGTCGTCCCGACGGTCACCGTCGTGATCGGCGCGGTGGTCGACGAGAACGGCTTCTCCCTGGCGCGCATCGCGGCGCTGTTCTCCGACACCGCCCTGCACGCCCTGGTCGACAGCGTGCTGCTGTCGGCCGGGACCGCGGTCCTCGGTGCGGTGTTCGGCGCCGTGCTGGCGTGGCTGATCGTCAGCAGGCCCGCCGAGTCGGTGATCCGGCGCACCGTGCTGAGCCTGTGCAGTGTGCTGGCCCAATTCGGCGGCGTCGCACTGGCTTTCGCGTTCCTAGCCACCGTCGGCCTCAACGGCGTGCTGACGCTGTGGGTGCAGAGCGTCACCGGGGCGAACCTCGCAGGGTCGGGCTGGCTGTACGGCCTGTCCGGACTGGTGCTGGTGTACACGTACTTTCAGATCCCGCTCATGGTGATCGTCTTCCTGCCCGCGCTGGAGGGTCTGCGCGAGCAGTGGCGCGAGGCGGCGGTCAGCCTGGGCGCGTCGACGTGGCAGTACTGGCGGGAGGTCGCGGTGCCGCTGCTGACGCCGGCGTTCCTCGGCGCCGCACTGCTGTTGTTCGCCAACGCCTTCGCCGCCTACGCGACCGCCGCGGCGCTCGTCAGCCAGGGCAGCCCGATCCTGCCGCTGCTGATCCGCGCCGCGCTGACGAGCGAGGTGGTGCTCGGCCAGGCCGGCTTCGCCTACGCGCTGGCGCTCGAGATGATCGTGGTCGTCGCCGTCGTCATGGTGGCCTACCACCTGCTGGTGCGCCGGACGGCGAGGTGGCTGCGGTGA
- a CDS encoding ABC transporter substrate-binding protein, protein MKTLRVTAAASACLLLFAGGITACAPPEKDSGGEQTSSGVKAGEATSAKDFGGLQGLVDAAKKEGELNVIALPPDWANYGAIIKAFGDEYGIKVNSAQPDAASQDEINAANQQKGKSTAPDVFDLGQSVALANTDAFAPYQVETFGDVSENFKDPGGKWVNDYGGYMSIGYDSAKVPAIAGVDDLLKPEFKGKVALNGDPTQAGAAFSGVMMASISQGGSPDDIAPGVEFFRKLKAAGNFLPVDPTPATIESGQTPVVIDWDYLNVAETKKLPSWKVVVPPNAAVAGYYYQAINADAPHPAAARLWQEFLFSDKGQNLYLQGGARPVRADTMVIKGTIDRAAYAVLPPVDGAATFVSVEQNQAATKYLEANWAKAVG, encoded by the coding sequence ATGAAGACTCTCCGCGTGACCGCGGCCGCCAGTGCCTGTCTGCTCCTGTTCGCCGGGGGCATCACCGCCTGCGCCCCGCCGGAGAAGGATTCGGGCGGCGAGCAGACCTCCTCGGGCGTCAAGGCGGGCGAGGCCACCTCGGCCAAGGACTTCGGCGGCCTGCAGGGCCTCGTCGACGCCGCCAAGAAGGAGGGCGAACTCAACGTGATCGCCCTGCCGCCGGACTGGGCCAACTACGGCGCGATCATCAAGGCGTTCGGCGACGAGTACGGCATCAAGGTGAACTCCGCGCAGCCCGATGCCGCCAGCCAGGACGAGATCAACGCCGCCAACCAGCAGAAGGGCAAGTCGACCGCGCCCGACGTGTTCGACCTCGGCCAGTCCGTGGCCCTGGCCAACACCGATGCGTTCGCGCCGTACCAGGTGGAGACCTTCGGCGACGTGTCGGAGAACTTCAAGGACCCGGGCGGCAAGTGGGTCAACGACTACGGCGGCTACATGTCGATCGGCTACGACTCGGCGAAGGTCCCCGCCATCGCCGGCGTCGACGATCTGCTCAAGCCGGAGTTCAAGGGCAAGGTCGCCCTCAACGGCGATCCGACGCAGGCCGGTGCCGCGTTCTCCGGCGTGATGATGGCGTCGATCTCGCAGGGCGGGTCACCCGACGACATCGCGCCCGGCGTCGAGTTCTTCCGGAAGCTCAAGGCGGCGGGCAACTTCCTGCCCGTCGACCCGACGCCCGCGACCATCGAGTCCGGCCAGACCCCCGTGGTCATCGACTGGGACTACCTGAACGTGGCCGAGACCAAGAAGCTGCCGTCCTGGAAGGTCGTCGTCCCGCCGAACGCCGCGGTGGCGGGTTACTACTACCAGGCGATCAACGCCGATGCTCCGCATCCGGCGGCGGCGCGGCTGTGGCAGGAATTCCTGTTCAGCGACAAGGGCCAGAACCTGTACCTGCAGGGCGGCGCCCGCCCGGTGCGCGCCGACACCATGGTGATCAAGGGGACCATCGACCGCGCCGCGTACGCGGTCCTGCCGCCGGTCGACGGTGCCGCCACGTTCGTCTCCGTCGAGCAGAACCAGGCCGCGACGAAGTACCTCGAGGCCAACTGGGCGAAGGCGGTCGGCTGA
- a CDS encoding TIGR03668 family PPOX class F420-dependent oxidoreductase yields the protein MPGAFDAAARFASAPVAVLTTVRADGSPHAVPVVFAVRDDVVFTAVDAKRKSTQRLRRLANIAAEPRVSLLVDHYEDDWNRLWWVRADGVARVHDAGEEMATGYGLLREKYAQYDRVALDGPVVTIAVQAWTGWQA from the coding sequence GTGCCCGGCGCCTTCGATGCGGCGGCGCGGTTCGCGAGCGCACCGGTCGCCGTCCTCACCACGGTCCGCGCCGACGGCAGCCCGCACGCGGTGCCCGTCGTGTTCGCCGTCCGCGACGACGTCGTCTTCACGGCCGTCGACGCCAAGCGCAAGTCGACCCAGCGGTTGCGCCGGCTGGCCAACATCGCCGCCGAGCCGCGCGTCAGCCTGCTCGTCGACCACTACGAGGACGACTGGAACCGGCTGTGGTGGGTCCGCGCCGACGGCGTCGCGCGCGTGCACGACGCCGGAGAGGAGATGGCGACCGGCTACGGCCTGCTGCGGGAGAAGTACGCGCAGTACGACCGCGTCGCGCTCGACGGCCCGGTGGTGACGATCGCGGTGCAGGCCTGGACGGGCTGGCAGGCCTGA
- a CDS encoding NAD(P)H-dependent amine dehydrogenase family protein: MTLRIIGWGTGAVGREVLRTVLDPRTGMELAGLRVYSSDKDGVDAGTLVGVAPVGVAATTDVEAILAIPADCVVYTPRLTDVDEVCAILASGKNVVTTAFLFHPERAAPADREKLLAACRVGGSTLHGCGLNPGNLSGALPLALTGMSRTVDKLTLQERADWSVYDSTAITFDNMRFGAPLDEISVTANDFLAFNSAIFVEQVWLLADALHAGIDEVTADVEAVAAERDHEIFDHLLRAGTTAGQRWNWVGRRDGAPLVEIETLWTVGNEYPAHWPKPRHGWTLTIEGDPSMQAHFVSLASFTRDATMAEHVDSANVATGMQVLNAVPAVCAAAPGFATIADLPPVRSLIGFGNA, from the coding sequence ATGACGCTGCGCATCATCGGGTGGGGCACGGGAGCGGTCGGCCGGGAGGTGCTGCGCACCGTCCTCGACCCGCGCACCGGCATGGAACTGGCGGGGCTACGGGTGTACTCGTCCGACAAGGACGGCGTCGACGCCGGCACCCTGGTGGGCGTCGCGCCGGTGGGCGTCGCGGCGACCACCGACGTCGAGGCGATCCTCGCGATTCCCGCCGACTGCGTCGTCTACACGCCGCGCCTCACCGACGTCGACGAGGTCTGCGCGATCCTCGCCAGCGGCAAGAACGTCGTCACCACGGCGTTCCTGTTCCACCCCGAACGCGCCGCACCCGCCGACCGGGAGAAGCTGCTCGCGGCCTGCCGGGTCGGCGGCAGCACGCTGCACGGGTGCGGGCTGAACCCCGGAAACCTCTCCGGCGCACTGCCATTGGCGCTCACCGGGATGAGTCGCACCGTCGATAAGCTGACACTGCAGGAGCGCGCCGACTGGTCGGTGTACGACAGCACCGCGATCACGTTCGACAACATGCGCTTCGGCGCACCGCTCGACGAGATCAGCGTGACGGCCAACGATTTCCTCGCCTTCAACAGCGCCATCTTCGTCGAGCAGGTGTGGCTGCTGGCCGATGCGCTGCACGCCGGCATCGACGAGGTGACCGCCGACGTCGAGGCCGTCGCCGCCGAGCGCGACCACGAGATCTTCGACCACCTGCTGCGCGCGGGAACGACGGCGGGACAACGGTGGAACTGGGTCGGCCGGCGCGACGGCGCGCCGCTGGTCGAGATCGAGACGCTGTGGACGGTCGGCAACGAGTATCCGGCGCACTGGCCGAAGCCGCGGCACGGCTGGACGCTGACGATCGAGGGCGACCCGTCGATGCAGGCGCACTTCGTGTCGCTGGCGAGCTTCACCCGCGACGCGACGATGGCCGAACACGTCGACTCCGCCAACGTCGCCACCGGCATGCAGGTGCTCAACGCCGTGCCCGCGGTGTGCGCCGCCGCGCCGGGCTTCGCGACGATCGCCGACCTGCCGCCGGTGCGCAGCCTCATCGGCTTCGGCAACGCGTGA
- the car gene encoding carboxylic acid reductase, producing MSTDTREARYERRIADLHANDPQFAAAAPDESVGAAVVGKPLPEVVRTVLEAYADRPALGQRAADYRIDDTGRTVAALQNRFETITYGELAARVNAVAVALADQPVRPGDRVAILGFTSIDYTVVDTATTQLAAVSVPLQTSAAIAQLQPIIAETEPSVIASSIDYLDDAVALVEAGPAPARLVVFDVRPEVDDHRDALAAATARLADADVVVETLADVLARGRDAAVPTGRTADDDLALLIYTSGSTGAPKGAIYPRHKVAEMWTAANLNHWDETQGAVPSITLNFLPMSHVMGRGVLYATLAAGGTAYFAARSDLSTFLEDLALVRPTQMNFVPRIWDMLHQEYESEVARRQATSDEDRQRVLADLRQNLLGGRYVSAITGSAPIAPELKAWVEDLLDMHLIEGYGSTEAGAVFVDGQVRRPPVLEYKLIDVPDLGYFTTDVPHPRGELLVKSEQLFPGYYKRPEVTAEVFDADGFYRTGDVVAETGPDQLRYVDRRNNVLKLSQGEFVTVSKLEAVFTGSALVRQIFLYGNSARPYLLAVVVPTEEAQARYSGDDLKKAVSASLKDAARSADLQSYEIPRDVIIETEPFTVENGLLTGIRKLAWPRLKERYGAALEQLYLDLSEGQADELRALRRNGAEGPVLDTVSRAAKALLGAAASDVSADAHFTDLGGDSLSALTFANLLHEIFSVDVPVGVIVSPASDLAAIAAYVEAEQSGASKRPTYAAVHGRDATEVLASDLTLEKFIDAETLAAARQLPAPGGDIRTVLLTGATGFLGRYLALEWLERMALVDGTVVCLVRGRSDEDARRRLDATFDSGDETLLAHYRELAAKHLEVIAADKGEPNLGLDQATWQRLADTVDFIVDPAALVNHVLPYSQLFGPNALGTAELIRLAITSKIKPFAYVSTIGVAWGVAPGQFTEDADVREMSPSRAISDAYANGYGTSKWAGEVLLREANDLCGLPVSVFRCDMILADTTYAGQLNLPDMFTRMMLSLVATGVAPESFYELDAEGNRQRAHYDGLPVEFIAEAISTLGVDVAAAGSGAFETYHVMNPHDDGIGMDQFVDWLIEAGFPISRVGDYAAWLDRFSTTLRGLPERQRNASLLPLLHNYQKPEHPMAGSVAPVERFRPAVQDAKIGPDKDIPHVTKPVIVKYVTDLQLLGLL from the coding sequence ATGTCCACCGACACCCGCGAAGCGCGCTACGAGCGCCGCATCGCCGACCTACACGCCAACGACCCGCAGTTCGCCGCGGCCGCGCCCGACGAGAGCGTCGGCGCCGCCGTCGTCGGCAAGCCGCTGCCCGAGGTCGTCCGCACCGTGCTGGAGGCCTACGCCGACCGGCCCGCGCTGGGGCAGCGCGCCGCGGACTACCGCATCGACGACACCGGACGCACGGTCGCCGCGCTGCAGAATCGCTTCGAGACCATCACCTACGGCGAGCTGGCCGCGCGCGTGAACGCCGTCGCCGTCGCCCTGGCCGACCAGCCGGTCCGCCCCGGGGACCGCGTGGCGATCCTCGGCTTCACGAGCATCGACTACACCGTCGTCGACACCGCGACGACGCAGCTCGCCGCCGTATCGGTCCCGCTGCAGACCAGCGCCGCCATCGCGCAGCTGCAGCCGATCATCGCCGAGACCGAGCCGTCGGTCATCGCGTCGAGCATCGACTACCTCGACGACGCCGTCGCGCTCGTCGAGGCCGGTCCGGCGCCCGCGCGGCTCGTCGTGTTCGACGTGCGCCCGGAGGTCGACGACCACCGCGACGCCCTCGCCGCCGCGACCGCCCGGCTCGCCGACGCCGACGTCGTCGTGGAGACGCTCGCTGACGTGCTGGCCCGCGGCCGCGACGCCGCCGTGCCCACGGGCCGCACCGCCGACGACGACCTCGCGCTGCTGATCTACACCTCCGGCAGCACCGGCGCCCCCAAGGGCGCGATCTACCCGCGCCACAAGGTCGCCGAGATGTGGACCGCCGCCAACCTCAACCACTGGGACGAGACGCAGGGCGCGGTTCCGTCGATCACCCTCAATTTCCTGCCGATGAGCCATGTCATGGGCCGCGGCGTCCTCTACGCCACCCTGGCCGCCGGCGGCACCGCCTACTTCGCCGCCCGCAGCGACCTGTCGACGTTCCTCGAGGACCTCGCGCTCGTCCGGCCCACGCAGATGAACTTCGTCCCGCGCATCTGGGACATGCTGCACCAGGAGTACGAGAGCGAGGTCGCCCGGCGCCAGGCGACGTCCGACGAGGACCGGCAGCGGGTGCTCGCCGACCTCCGGCAGAACCTGCTCGGCGGCCGCTACGTCTCGGCCATCACCGGCTCGGCGCCGATCGCGCCGGAACTCAAGGCGTGGGTCGAGGACCTGCTCGACATGCACCTCATCGAGGGCTACGGCTCCACCGAGGCCGGCGCGGTGTTCGTCGACGGCCAGGTCCGCCGCCCACCGGTGCTCGAGTACAAGCTCATCGACGTGCCCGACCTCGGCTACTTCACCACCGACGTGCCGCACCCGCGCGGTGAGCTGCTGGTGAAGTCCGAGCAGCTGTTCCCCGGCTACTACAAGCGTCCCGAGGTCACCGCCGAGGTGTTCGACGCCGACGGCTTCTACCGAACCGGCGACGTCGTCGCCGAGACCGGTCCCGACCAGCTGCGCTACGTCGACCGCCGCAACAACGTGCTGAAGCTCTCCCAAGGCGAGTTCGTCACCGTCAGCAAGCTCGAAGCGGTCTTCACCGGCAGTGCACTGGTCCGGCAGATCTTCCTCTACGGCAACAGCGCCCGCCCCTACCTGCTGGCCGTCGTCGTGCCGACCGAGGAGGCGCAGGCCCGCTACTCCGGCGACGACCTGAAGAAGGCCGTCAGCGCCTCGCTCAAGGACGCGGCCCGCTCGGCGGACCTGCAGTCCTACGAGATCCCGCGCGACGTCATCATCGAGACCGAGCCCTTCACGGTGGAGAACGGTCTGCTGACCGGCATCCGCAAGCTCGCGTGGCCGCGGCTCAAGGAGCGCTACGGCGCCGCCCTCGAACAGCTGTACCTCGACCTGTCCGAGGGGCAGGCCGACGAGCTGCGGGCGCTGCGGCGCAACGGCGCCGAGGGCCCCGTGCTCGACACGGTCAGCCGTGCTGCGAAGGCGCTGCTGGGGGCGGCGGCCTCCGACGTCTCGGCCGATGCGCACTTCACCGATCTCGGTGGGGATTCGTTGTCCGCGTTGACGTTCGCCAACCTGCTGCACGAGATCTTCTCCGTCGACGTCCCCGTCGGCGTGATCGTCAGCCCGGCCAGCGACCTCGCGGCGATCGCCGCCTATGTCGAGGCCGAGCAGTCGGGGGCCTCCAAGCGTCCGACCTACGCCGCCGTGCACGGCCGCGACGCCACCGAGGTGCTGGCCAGCGACCTGACGCTGGAGAAGTTCATCGACGCCGAGACCCTCGCTGCCGCACGGCAGTTGCCGGCCCCGGGTGGGGACATCCGCACGGTGCTGCTCACCGGCGCCACCGGCTTCCTCGGGCGCTACCTGGCGCTGGAGTGGCTGGAACGCATGGCCCTGGTCGACGGCACCGTCGTCTGCCTAGTGCGCGGCCGCTCCGACGAGGACGCCCGCCGCCGGCTCGACGCCACCTTCGACAGCGGCGACGAGACGCTGCTCGCGCACTACCGCGAGCTGGCCGCCAAGCACCTCGAGGTGATCGCCGCCGACAAGGGCGAGCCGAACCTCGGCCTGGACCAGGCCACCTGGCAGCGGCTGGCCGACACCGTCGACTTCATCGTCGACCCCGCCGCGCTGGTGAACCACGTGCTGCCCTACAGCCAGCTGTTCGGGCCGAACGCGCTGGGCACCGCCGAGCTGATCCGCCTGGCCATCACGTCGAAGATCAAGCCGTTCGCCTACGTCTCGACCATCGGCGTGGCGTGGGGTGTCGCCCCGGGCCAGTTCACCGAGGACGCCGACGTCCGCGAGATGAGCCCGTCGCGCGCCATCAGCGACGCCTATGCCAACGGCTACGGCACCAGCAAGTGGGCCGGCGAGGTCCTGCTGCGCGAGGCGAACGACCTGTGCGGGCTGCCGGTCTCGGTGTTCCGCTGCGACATGATCCTGGCCGACACCACCTACGCCGGTCAGCTCAACCTGCCCGACATGTTCACCCGGATGATGCTGAGCCTGGTGGCCACCGGTGTGGCGCCCGAGTCGTTCTACGAACTCGACGCCGAGGGCAATCGGCAGCGGGCACACTACGACGGCCTGCCGGTCGAGTTCATCGCCGAGGCGATCTCGACGCTGGGCGTCGACGTCGCGGCCGCGGGTAGCGGTGCGTTCGAGACGTACCACGTGATGAACCCGCACGACGACGGCATCGGCATGGACCAGTTCGTCGACTGGCTCATCGAGGCCGGGTTCCCGATCTCGCGGGTGGGCGACTACGCCGCGTGGCTGGACCGGTTCTCCACGACGCTGCGCGGGCTGCCCGAGCGGCAGCGCAACGCGTCGCTGCTGCCGCTGCTGCACAACTACCAGAAGCCCGAGCACCCGATGGCCGGGTCGGTGGCGCCGGTCGAGCGGTTCCGACCCGCGGTGCAGGACGCGAAGATCGGTCCGGACAAGGACATCCCGCACGTCACGAAGCCGGTGATCGTCAAGTACGTCACCGACCTTCAGCTGCTGGGCCTGCTTTAG